The following DNA comes from Mycobacterium sp. MS1601.
CGGGCAAGACCCGGGCAATGCGCGCCACGACACACTGGTGGTGATGGCCGAAGGCGAAACGCACTGTGTAGTAACCAAATGGGATGACACGGACGTCACGTTCGAGCACTGCGAGATCGCCTTGGCCCGACGCAGCACTGACTGGTCGGCCAGAGCGGCATGAGCGCTTCTGACTCCAGGTCAACATGGTGCTTGTGAGGTCTGGTCCATAACACGTCGGAGTTATCGTGCCGCGGACTCGGTGGGGAACATCGTCCAGACGTTCCCCACCGAATCTGCTCACCGCACGTTGACGTACGCGGTTGTCACCCTGACCGGCGCGAACTGCCGGTCGTAGCCGGTGTAATCCTGGGTCCCGTTGACGGACTCGGTGTGGATGAACGTCGGGCCCACACCCACCGACACCACTTTGGCGTCGGCAAGCTCCACGTCGGAGAGCCGGTTCACCACCACCGTGTAGCCCTGAGCTTTTAGGTTGGCGATGGTGTCCGCCGCGCTGCCGACACCGGACGGTGCGGCGGCCGCCGGCGCGGCCAATGTGATGACGCCTGCGGACAGGGCTGCGGCTGCGGCAATGGAGTAGATCTTCATGGTCGTACTTCTTTCGTGTAGCTGACCGGCGAACTGATCCGGCCTGTGCACAGCCTGGAGCGGGTGAGCGCGATAAGCACGCGTAATCCACTACCCGACAACGACAAAGCTCCCCATGAGTTAGGGGAGCTTTCTCGAGTTCGTCTGCTCAGCGGACGTTGACGTAGACGGTCTTGACGTTGTCGGGGGCGAATTGGTTGTCGGCGTTGGGGCTGTAGCCGCCTTCGCTGCGGTTGTTGGCGTTGGTGTGCTGGAAGGTCGGGCCTGCACCGACGGAGACGACGCTGGCATCGGCCAACGGGGTGTTCGACAGGCGGTTGACGATCACCTTGTAGCCCTGGTCTTGCAGGCTGGAGATGGTGTCTTGGGCGTTGCCGGCTCCGGTGGGGGCGGCCATCGCGGGGGCAGCCAATCCCAGGAAGGCGGCGGTGGCGGCGGTGGCGATGGCGGTGGCGAATCCGAACTTGGTCATGATCTCTGCTTCTCTCTGGGTGGTTCTTCTACGTGGTGTTCGGATCGGGGCGGGAGGGGTTTCTCGTTCCGGTCTGCCAGGCATAACCGCGCACGTCAGCACCCCATTTCCCGGTTGGCAGCCAATGCACCAGGCTTGGCAGAATATGGCCGCCTGGCAGACTTGGGCGAGTGTCGAAGGAAGTCGGAACCCACCCGCAGTACGACGTGTTCGCCGACGAGTTCGCCGACCACGCCCGCGAGAATTTCTACAACGCCCACTACGACCGCCCGGCCTGTCTGTCCCTACTGGGGGACGTGGCAGGCAAGGCGGTCCTGGACGCCGCGTGCGGCCCGGGCTTCTACGCCGAGGAACTCACCAGGCGTGGTGCCGAGGTGATCGGTTTCGACCAGAGCCCGCGCATGGTGGAACTGAGTGCGCACCGAGTGCCGCAGGGCAGCTTCCGCACCCACGATCTGGCGCGCCCGCTCGACTGGTTACCGGATGCCTCCGTGGATCTGGTGCTGTTGGCTCTGGCGCTGGAATACCTCGACAACCGAGCAGCGGCGTTGGCGGAACTTCGTCGGGTGCTCAAACCGCAAGGTGCCCTGGTGCTCTCCCGCATGCACCCGACCGGTGACTGGCTCCGCCACGGCGGCAACTACTTTGAGCCACGCATTATCGAGGAGACCTGGAGCGCCGGCTGGCGGGTGCGGTGGTGGCTTTCACCGTTGGAGCAGACCTGCCACGAGTTACGCACCGCCGGATTCCTGATCGAACAGCTGGTGGAGCCGCGGCCCACCGAACCGGCGAAGGCGCTCGACGAGCAGAAGTACGAGGCACTACACAGCTCGCCGACGGGGTTCCTGGCCATTCGGGCGATCCCGGACCCGCGGGAGCCACGCTAGGCTGCTGAAGTGCACGGTCAGGCGCGCGGCGAGTTCTCGGTCTTCGCGACGCTGTACACCGTCGCCATGCTGTTCGAGTTCTCCGAGCAGTGGCAAACACCCTTGTTCACGGGAACTTTCGTGATCGCCGCCGCCATCGCTGTCTTCACCGGCGTCACCCGGGTCAAGTTCCTGGCTCTGCTGACGGGCGCCACCGGCTATCTCGCACTCGTGCAGTTTCCCGAAGTGGCCAATCACGTCAACCTGATGATCCTGCTCAACATCGCGATGATCGGCGTGCTGACCGTCTCGGTGATCCGGCGGCGCACCACACCCGAGGAAGACTATGCCGCGATTGCGCCGATCCTACGCATCGGCCTGATCCTCATCTACGTGCTGGCCGGCTTCCACAAGCTGAACTCCGACTATCTGAACGTCGCATCCTCCTGTGCGGTCAGCTTTGTCCACTGGATGATTCGCGCCCTGCAGACGAGCGTCCTGGGCGTGGCGTTGATTGTGCCGGTGGCGTTGGTGGCGGGTTTTCTGGGCTATCGGCTGACGCGGCAGGGGCGGTTCGCCCAACCGGGTAACCGGATGTTCACGGCGGTCGTGGTGTGCCTCGGAGTTCTCGGTGTGACCGTGGTGGCCGTTGTCCTGCTGTATGACCACTGGAGTGCGCTGGCCTCCACCGTCGGCCTGATCGTCGCGGTGGCGTTGCTGGGCTGGGAACTGATCGGTGGCCTGCTGCTTGCGGTGCCCCGCCTGCAGGCCGCCATGCTCGCGATCGCGCTGACCTTGCACTCGACCCTGGCGTTGATCGGTTTTGTCGACTTCGGTGCGCTGGCCGTCGCACTCTTGTTCGCGTTTCTGCCCGCTGATTACCGGAAGCTGCTCATCGAGGCGACGATCGGGCTGCGCCGACGTACCACGCCGAGGGTTCTCGTGTACTTCGGGACAGCGATCGGAGTGGCACTGCTGTCGGGTGTCGGTGCCCACCTCCATCCCATCTGGCATTGGACTCTGGTGTCGGGACTGATATTCGACGCTGCAGTGCTGATCCTCATCTGGCCGATGCTGGTTGCGGTGTTCTCGGCGACCGACCGTCCTGACTGGCCTGGGGTCCGCATCCTGGACGCCAGGACGCCCTTCGCGCTGTATCTGGTGCCGATCCTGCTGGTTTTTGTCGGGCTGACCCCGTATCTGGGGCTGCGCACGGCCGGGAACTTCTCCATGTTCAGCAACCTGCGGACCGAGGGGGAGCGGTCCAATCACCTGCTGCTGGGCAGCAATCCGATCAAGGTGTGGGGTTATCAGGAGGACGTCGTGTGGATCATCGACCTCGATGACCGCTACGGTTCGGTAATCCACCACTTCGACGGCGGTGCGAGCGGGTTCGCCCTGCCGGTCGTGGAGTTCCGCAAGTGGATCCACGACTGGACCGTGGCCGGCTACCACGTGCCACTCACCTTCGGCTACAAGGGCATTCGATACACGACCGACGATATAGTCAGCGACCCGGTCTGGCGCACCGCGACCCGCACCGCCGAGATGGTGCTGCTCGATTTCCGGGTCATCCAGCCCGGGTCGCCCAACTATTGCCGGTGGTGAGTCATTCGGGAGGACCCGCGGATGCTGTGACGGGCACCGCCACCTCGTTGCGACGCAGCGGTGGCAGCGTCCACGGTGGGTCGTAGAACCATGCGACGGGATCGCCGGATGGGGCAAAGTCGCTGTCGCGCAGCAGATCCAGCAGCTGAGCGGTTTTGACCGCCACAGCCCGCTCACTCCGATCGCCGCTGAACCGGAGTACCGCCATGGTCTCGCCGGGCACCTCCACCAGCGTCACCAGACCACTGGAAGGCTCAGGCAGGGTGTCCAGCGACCATTTGGACGGCATGAAGAACCGAATGGCCGCCGACGACTGGGCCACCGGTGCCGTCATCGAGATCGATGTCGATCGGTTGTTGCCGCCGAAGATGTAGTCGGCAAGCCGACGGAATCCGGTGCTGCGCGCGTCCTGTCCCTCGCCGTCGACGGATGTCTGCGCGGCTATCCGCGGTCCGTAGCGGCGGATCTCCACCGGACCCACCCGGGCCTCGGACAGGTAGAACGGTTCTTCGGTGCCGATTCGAATGCCGACGATGCCGGGCAGACCTTCGGCAACCTGCAGGAGCTTGTTCAACATGTCCCGGGGAGTACCCGCTATCAGCAGCACCCAGGCTTCACATGCGCGGCCAGATGTGTGTGCTCGGCGTGGTCAACACTGCCCACCGCGGCCAGGAACGCCGAGAGGTCGACGCGCTCACCGCCCAGCCAGGTTCCGCTCACCTGGGTCCGCTCGGCCAATGACACCACCTCGACCGTGTACGGATCCGCGGTCAGTTCCACAAAATCGGCCAGCTTGCCCACGGTGATCGAGCCGATCAGATGCTCGCGCCGCAGTGTGCGCGCGGCATTGATGGTCTGCGCGCGCAGCGCCTCGTCCAACGAGATGGCCTGTTCGGCACCGTGCACGCCGCCTGCGCGGGTGCGCCGCGAGGCAGCGGTCTGCACGTTGACCACTGGCGTCGGCGGCGACACGGACCCGTCGTTGTGGAACGACACACATGCCCCGGACGCCACCGCGTCGGCAAACGCCGCCCACTGGCTGCCGTGCTCATGGTCGAAGATCTGACCGTCCAGCAGATCGCCCCAGTAGTAGTACTGGAACGGCGACATCGACACGTGCACTCCCAGTCGCGCGGCCCGGTCGAAGTGCGCGCGGGTACCCGCACCCGCATGTTCTATGCGCCAGCGATGGTCGGTTCCTACCAGCCCATGCCGGGACAATGCGTCCTCGTAGGCATCCAGCGCAAGATCCAGCGCCAGGTCTCCGTTCGCGTGGAACGCCATCTGCCAGCCGGCCGGGACCGCCTTGTCGAGGATCGCGTCCAGCTGCTCGCGGGTGTAATTCATCGATGCCGCGCTACCTGCCACCGCCGGGTCGATACCTGCCGTGCGGGTGGTCTCGGTGTCGAGGTAGGGAAACGAGATCGCGATGTTGCCCACCCACGGCGAGCCGTCGGTCCACAGCTTCACCCCGGCCTTGTGCAGCCACTCCTGTGGTGCGGT
Coding sequences within:
- a CDS encoding class I SAM-dependent methyltransferase, whose product is MSKEVGTHPQYDVFADEFADHARENFYNAHYDRPACLSLLGDVAGKAVLDAACGPGFYAEELTRRGAEVIGFDQSPRMVELSAHRVPQGSFRTHDLARPLDWLPDASVDLVLLALALEYLDNRAAALAELRRVLKPQGALVLSRMHPTGDWLRHGGNYFEPRIIEETWSAGWRVRWWLSPLEQTCHELRTAGFLIEQLVEPRPTEPAKALDEQKYEALHSSPTGFLAIRAIPDPREPR
- a CDS encoding SOUL family heme-binding protein; this encodes MLNKLLQVAEGLPGIVGIRIGTEEPFYLSEARVGPVEIRRYGPRIAAQTSVDGEGQDARSTGFRRLADYIFGGNNRSTSISMTAPVAQSSAAIRFFMPSKWSLDTLPEPSSGLVTLVEVPGETMAVLRFSGDRSERAVAVKTAQLLDLLRDSDFAPSGDPVAWFYDPPWTLPPLRRNEVAVPVTASAGPPE
- a CDS encoding amidohydrolase encodes the protein MADRILTAATIITMDDNLPRAEAVAVSDGRIVAVGSFDQCRAALPGAEVVDTAAAALLPGFVEPHGHPLVSGIATQPPARSIAPWDAPTWRDVQAIYAEALANTDPDEPLWFAGYDALLLQHPSPKAPDLDAIFGDRVVIVTDNSGHGVYFSSALIKKNGWDVNPPADPVASHYGRNPDGSLNGQGFELPVVLAVAGPLLATLGNPLVAAAGYYALMARGGYTSCSDMTYDPKFRAGYEALAAAPSCPLRVSMWEVSTSETYPEPETFTAPQEWLHKAGVKLWTDGSPWVGNIAISFPYLDTETTRTAGIDPAVAGSAASMNYTREQLDAILDKAVPAGWQMAFHANGDLALDLALDAYEDALSRHGLVGTDHRWRIEHAGAGTRAHFDRAARLGVHVSMSPFQYYYWGDLLDGQIFDHEHGSQWAAFADAVASGACVSFHNDGSVSPPTPVVNVQTAASRRTRAGGVHGAEQAISLDEALRAQTINAARTLRREHLIGSITVGKLADFVELTADPYTVEVVSLAERTQVSGTWLGGERVDLSAFLAAVGSVDHAEHTHLAAHVKPGCC